A stretch of Terriglobales bacterium DNA encodes these proteins:
- a CDS encoding DUF6580 family putative transport protein, which translates to MAATTDANGKTGQPLGIGLVVMSVAARLLPHPPNFTPVGGSALLAGARLRGWRAWLAPLAAMAISDPIINWGYGLRPYGRGTVFIYASFLLNVVIGRLWLRASENAWRIGAAALAGSAQFFLISNFPVWLFGTRYPHTWAGLIGCYVAAIPFFGGTVLGDLFWSGALFGLHAWLSRRAFPAERVGAAA; encoded by the coding sequence ATGGCTGCGACCACGGACGCGAACGGGAAGACAGGCCAGCCGCTGGGGATCGGGCTGGTGGTGATGAGCGTGGCGGCGCGGCTGCTGCCGCATCCGCCGAACTTCACGCCTGTCGGCGGCAGCGCACTGCTGGCGGGCGCGCGGCTGCGCGGATGGCGAGCTTGGCTGGCGCCCCTGGCGGCCATGGCCATCAGCGATCCGATCATCAACTGGGGTTACGGGCTGCGGCCGTATGGACGCGGCACGGTGTTCATCTACGCCAGCTTTCTGCTGAACGTGGTGATCGGGAGGCTGTGGCTGCGCGCGAGCGAGAACGCCTGGCGGATCGGCGCGGCGGCGCTGGCAGGCAGCGCGCAGTTTTTCCTGATCAGCAACTTTCCGGTGTGGCTGTTCGGGACGCGCTATCCGCATACCTGGGCGGGACTGATCGGGTGCTACGTGGCGGCGATTCCGTTCTTCGGCGGGACGGTGCTCGGCGATCTGTTCTGGAGCGGAGCGCTGTTCGGCTTACATGCGTGGCTCAGCCGTCGCGCATTTCCCGCCGAGCGCGTGGGGGCGGCCGCGTGA
- a CDS encoding ATP-binding protein, translating into MKRVLLSWSSGKDSAWALHALRQRADVEVVGLLTTINAEADRVAMHAVRRELVEAQARAAGLPLTTLPLPWPCPNAEYERRMRRACEEARERGAEAVAFGDLFLQDVRAYRERQLAGTGLGSLFPLWGLPTAELAREMITSGLRARLTCVDTRVLPAEFAGREFDEALLRDLPSRTDPCGEKGEFHSFCHAGPMFPEAIPVEGGEVIVRDGFAFADLKIAGRLEKP; encoded by the coding sequence GTGAAGCGCGTTTTGCTTTCCTGGAGCAGCGGCAAGGACAGCGCCTGGGCGCTGCACGCGCTGCGGCAACGCGCTGACGTCGAAGTCGTCGGGCTGCTCACCACCATTAATGCCGAAGCCGACCGCGTGGCCATGCATGCGGTGCGGCGCGAGCTGGTAGAAGCGCAGGCGCGCGCCGCGGGACTGCCGCTGACCACGCTCCCGCTGCCGTGGCCTTGTCCCAACGCCGAATACGAGCGGCGGATGCGGCGGGCGTGCGAGGAGGCGCGCGAGCGCGGCGCGGAAGCGGTCGCGTTCGGCGACCTGTTTTTGCAGGACGTGCGCGCTTACCGCGAGCGCCAGCTCGCAGGCACGGGCCTGGGGTCGCTGTTTCCGCTGTGGGGATTGCCGACCGCCGAGCTTGCGCGCGAGATGATCACTAGCGGGCTGCGTGCGCGCCTTACGTGCGTGGACACGCGCGTCCTGCCGGCTGAGTTCGCCGGCCGCGAGTTCGACGAGGCGTTGCTGCGCGACCTTCCCTCCAGGACCGATCCCTGCGGCGAAAAGGGCGAGTTCCACAGCTTCTGTCACGCCGGGCCGATGTTCCCGGAGGCCATTCCGGTGGAAGGGGGCGAGGTGATCGTGCGCGATGGTTTCGCGTTCGCGGACTTGAAGATCGCGGGCCGCCTGGAAAAGCCTTAG
- a CDS encoding FAD-dependent thymidylate synthase, whose amino-acid sequence MAGNVSEKDRANPAFTASNQDAGESAPDSLSETDVFAVFGAEPEVQAYAMAKYSRSALSMKESLKEINDQKAEKFLNTFYFQYGHRSIADLAHVALAIERLTILAAIILVDEQRWDGQERSTRYQDFRKSGYYTPDFGGDAAAARLYRETADFLFAEYEWLGGAMFDYLAARTPKPAEMKQEAYERTLRARAFDFARYLLPMATNTSLGQIVNARTLETQVARLLSSPYGEVRRLGEKLKSAAREAAWNVNRDRLAALVEEIRALDPALGARAGQELLKDVRVAPTLVKYAETNRYRQETEREMTQLARELLAGQKIESAPPVDLLEDEPVEIELAATLLYEFCAHPYRQVRRVVEGLPGAGRKEIVAMGTRHRSRHDELLRAFSAGQRFRFDILMDLGGFRDMHRHRRCVQISQPFTAAHGHDTPAEIPDAGHGTRYAAAMRRAAGAVQSLAQREDHAGDYLLPLGVRHRTLFKMDLAEAVYISELRTGPAGHFSYRNVAYGMYEAVAKRHPELAGLFRVTDVNEPVDLLKR is encoded by the coding sequence ATGGCCGGCAACGTCAGCGAAAAAGATCGCGCGAATCCCGCTTTCACTGCTTCGAACCAAGATGCAGGCGAGTCCGCGCCCGATTCTTTATCCGAAACCGACGTCTTCGCCGTGTTCGGCGCCGAACCCGAGGTGCAGGCCTACGCGATGGCCAAGTACTCGCGGTCGGCGCTTTCGATGAAGGAGTCCCTGAAAGAAATAAACGACCAGAAGGCGGAAAAGTTCCTCAATACCTTCTACTTTCAGTACGGGCACCGCTCCATTGCCGACCTGGCGCACGTGGCGCTGGCCATCGAGCGGCTGACGATCCTGGCGGCCATCATCCTGGTGGACGAGCAGCGCTGGGACGGCCAGGAGCGCTCCACCCGCTATCAGGACTTCAGGAAGTCCGGCTATTACACGCCCGATTTCGGCGGGGATGCGGCGGCGGCGCGGCTCTATCGCGAGACGGCCGACTTTCTCTTCGCCGAGTACGAGTGGCTCGGCGGGGCGATGTTCGACTACCTGGCCGCGCGCACGCCCAAGCCCGCCGAGATGAAACAGGAGGCGTACGAGCGCACGCTGCGCGCCCGCGCCTTCGACTTTGCCCGCTACCTGCTGCCCATGGCGACCAACACGTCGCTGGGGCAGATCGTGAACGCGCGCACGCTGGAGACGCAGGTGGCGCGGCTGCTGTCGAGTCCGTACGGCGAAGTGAGGCGCCTGGGCGAGAAGCTGAAATCAGCCGCGCGCGAGGCCGCATGGAATGTTAACCGCGACCGCCTGGCTGCTCTCGTCGAAGAAATTCGCGCTCTCGATCCGGCGCTCGGCGCGCGCGCCGGGCAGGAGCTGCTCAAAGACGTCCGCGTGGCGCCCACGCTGGTCAAGTACGCCGAGACGAATCGGTATCGCCAGGAAACCGAGCGCGAGATGACGCAGCTGGCGCGCGAGCTGCTCGCCGGACAAAAGATCGAGAGCGCGCCGCCGGTTGACCTGCTGGAAGACGAGCCGGTGGAGATCGAGCTGGCGGCGACGCTGCTGTACGAGTTCTGCGCGCACCCTTACCGCCAGGTGCGCCGCGTCGTCGAGGGCCTGCCCGGCGCTGGCCGCAAAGAAATCGTCGCGATGGGCACGCGCCATCGCAGTCGCCACGACGAGCTGCTGCGCGCGTTCTCGGCAGGGCAGAGGTTCCGCTTCGACATCCTCATGGACCTGGGCGGCTTTCGCGACATGCATCGTCACCGCCGCTGCGTGCAGATTTCGCAGCCCTTCACCGCCGCACATGGACACGACACGCCCGCCGAGATTCCGGACGCGGGCCACGGCACGCGCTACGCCGCCGCGATGCGGCGCGCGGCAGGCGCCGTGCAGTCACTCGCCCAAAGAGAGGACCACGCGGGGGACTACCTCTTGCCGCTCGGCGTCCGCCATCGCACGCTGTTCAAGATGGACCTGGCCGAAGCCGTGTACATCTCAGAGCTCCGCACCGGCCCCGCGGGACACTTCTCGTATCGCAACGTGGCGTACGGGATGTACGAGGCGGTGGCGAAGCGGCATCCGGAGCTGGCGGGGTTGTTCCGGGTGACGGATGTGAACGAGCCGGTGGATTTGCTGAAGCGATGA
- a CDS encoding cytochrome D1 domain-containing protein, protein MLVLSADGKRIFTSNIASGTVTALEQGPGGGWRATHIAVGAGPEGIDMSPDGKEVWSAHSQDGGVSVISVETKKVTDTIARMTKHSNRIKFTPDGKRVLVSDPEAGEVVVIDAATHKEIQRIHTGGQPLGIQMEQLGNRAWVALAGEGAVAAIDLDKLAVTDKLPTGPGVDGMAWVK, encoded by the coding sequence ATGCTCGTGCTCTCCGCCGACGGCAAGCGCATCTTCACGTCGAACATCGCCAGCGGCACGGTGACCGCGCTGGAGCAGGGCCCGGGCGGCGGCTGGCGCGCCACGCACATCGCCGTGGGCGCCGGGCCGGAGGGCATCGACATGTCGCCCGACGGGAAGGAAGTGTGGTCGGCGCACTCGCAGGATGGCGGCGTGTCTGTTATCAGCGTCGAGACGAAGAAAGTCACCGACACGATCGCGCGCATGACCAAGCACTCCAACCGCATCAAGTTCACGCCTGATGGCAAGCGGGTGCTCGTCTCTGACCCCGAGGCAGGCGAGGTGGTGGTGATCGACGCCGCCACGCACAAGGAGATCCAGCGGATTCACACCGGCGGCCAGCCGCTGGGGATCCAGATGGAGCAACTCGGCAATCGCGCCTGGGTGGCGCTGGCCGGTGAAGGCGCGGTGGCCGCGATTGATTTAGACAAGCTCGCCGTCACCGACAAGCTGCCCACGGGCCCGGGGGTGGATGGGATGGCGTGGGTGAAGTAA
- a CDS encoding superoxide dismutase family protein: MKRALLFTLLLALFATVAAQTKGKDTTKDKAKTKKPASVTVALNDAKGTSVGAATLKETGKGVDVKLNLHGLPPGEHALHFHQNAQCDGPDFKSAGPHFNPEGRKHGLQNPEGPHAGDMSNFTASAKGKATETIHDDRVTLGEGPNSLFTNGGTALVVHAKADDMKTDPAGNAGDRIACGKITK, from the coding sequence ATGAAACGCGCACTGCTGTTTACGCTGCTCCTCGCGCTCTTCGCCACGGTTGCCGCCCAGACCAAGGGCAAAGACACGACCAAAGACAAGGCAAAGACGAAGAAACCCGCGTCCGTCACCGTGGCGCTGAACGACGCCAAGGGTACGAGTGTAGGCGCCGCCACGCTGAAGGAAACCGGCAAGGGCGTGGACGTGAAGCTGAACCTGCACGGTCTGCCGCCGGGCGAGCACGCGCTTCATTTCCATCAGAACGCTCAGTGCGACGGGCCCGACTTCAAGTCCGCCGGCCCGCACTTCAACCCGGAAGGCAGGAAGCACGGCCTGCAGAACCCCGAAGGCCCGCACGCCGGCGACATGAGCAACTTCACCGCGTCAGCCAAGGGCAAGGCGACGGAAACCATTCATGACGATCGCGTGACCCTGGGCGAAGGCCCGAATTCCCTCTTCACCAACGGCGGCACCGCGCTGGTCGTCCACGCCAAGGCCGACGACATGAAGACCGATCCGGCCGGCAACGCCGGCGACCGCATCGCCTGCGGCAAAATCACGAAGTAG
- a CDS encoding DUF6632 domain-containing protein translates to MVRERILKAVLVVIGLLFAAAVYPMTMFFAKQPGLAMMLSVYATLGVFLLIASRRPSAHRSLIAFTAWSSLAHGGLMGAQAYRGVIERTELTGVAGFLVIGLALVALAPAPEAATAPAR, encoded by the coding sequence GTGGTCCGAGAGCGGATCCTGAAAGCGGTGCTGGTGGTGATTGGGCTGCTGTTCGCGGCGGCGGTCTATCCCATGACGATGTTTTTCGCCAAACAACCTGGGCTGGCCATGATGCTCAGCGTTTACGCGACGCTTGGGGTGTTTCTGCTGATCGCGTCGCGAAGGCCTTCGGCGCATCGCAGCCTGATCGCCTTCACCGCGTGGTCGAGCTTGGCGCACGGCGGGCTGATGGGCGCGCAGGCGTACCGCGGAGTGATCGAACGGACGGAACTGACGGGCGTGGCCGGGTTTCTCGTAATCGGGCTGGCGCTGGTGGCGCTTGCGCCCGCACCAGAGGCGGCAACAGCGCCGGCGCGCTGA
- the recA gene encoding recombinase RecA, which translates to MADERSKAIDLALSQIEKQFGKGSIMRLGSKEAVVPISVISTGAISFDAALGVGGFPRGRVVEIFGPESSGKTTIALQVVAEAQKAGGMAAFVDAEHALDPIYARKLGVDVDNLLVSQPDYGEQALEITEALVRSGAIDVLVVDSVAALVPKAELDGEMGDSHVGLQARLMSQALRKLTGTVSKSRTCLVFINQIREKIGVMFGNPETTTGGRALKFYSSVRIDIRRIAAIKEGDVVVGSRTKVKVVKNKVAAPFREAEFDIMYGEGISREGDLIDIAVNHNIVEKSGAWFSYKGERIGQGRENARQFLKDNRDIYAKVEAEVRKALGIGVHAVPSPAPATPEQKSAAAAHAGAKPAAPARR; encoded by the coding sequence ATGGCAGACGAGCGTAGCAAGGCGATTGACCTGGCGCTTTCCCAGATCGAGAAGCAGTTCGGCAAGGGCTCGATCATGCGCCTGGGGTCGAAGGAAGCCGTGGTGCCCATCTCGGTGATCTCGACCGGCGCTATTTCCTTCGACGCGGCGCTGGGCGTGGGCGGCTTCCCGCGCGGCCGCGTGGTGGAGATCTTCGGCCCGGAATCGAGCGGCAAGACCACCATCGCGCTCCAGGTCGTGGCCGAAGCGCAGAAAGCCGGCGGCATGGCCGCCTTTGTGGACGCCGAACACGCCCTTGATCCGATCTACGCGCGCAAGCTGGGGGTTGACGTGGACAACCTGCTGGTTTCGCAGCCCGACTACGGCGAACAGGCACTGGAAATCACCGAAGCGCTGGTCCGCTCGGGCGCGATTGACGTGCTGGTGGTGGACTCGGTTGCGGCGCTGGTCCCGAAGGCGGAACTGGACGGCGAAATGGGCGACAGCCACGTCGGCCTGCAGGCGCGGCTGATGTCGCAGGCGCTGCGCAAGCTCACCGGCACGGTCTCCAAGTCACGCACCTGCCTGGTGTTCATCAACCAGATCCGCGAAAAGATCGGCGTCATGTTCGGCAATCCCGAGACCACCACCGGCGGCCGCGCGCTGAAGTTCTACAGCTCGGTGCGCATTGATATCCGGCGCATCGCCGCCATCAAGGAAGGCGACGTGGTGGTCGGCTCGCGGACGAAGGTGAAAGTGGTGAAGAACAAGGTCGCGGCGCCGTTCCGCGAGGCCGAGTTCGACATCATGTACGGCGAGGGCATCTCGCGCGAAGGCGACCTGATTGATATCGCCGTGAACCACAACATTGTGGAGAAATCGGGCGCGTGGTTCAGCTACAAGGGCGAGCGCATCGGTCAGGGACGCGAGAACGCGCGCCAGTTCCTCAAAGACAACCGCGACATCTACGCGAAGGTCGAGGCCGAGGTGCGCAAGGCGCTCGGCATTGGCGTGCACGCCGTCCCGTCGCCCGCGCCAGCGACGCCGGAGCAGAAGTCGGCGGCCGCGGCGCACGCGGGGGCCAAGCCGGCGGCGCCGGCACGGCGGTAG
- a CDS encoding DUF2442 domain-containing protein: protein MPTILRHKGYRFFFFSNEGAEPPHVHVGRGDEVAKLCSTLVALAWKRGFRAPSARFPRLLGATFQQRSHWRIIGHGIGVHGPLPDEDISVAGLLAPHKRKPHRRAGTRPRGQCPAVVEPFLVARRPTES, encoded by the coding sequence ATGCCGACAATCCTGCGCCACAAAGGCTACAGGTTTTTCTTCTTCAGCAATGAAGGCGCTGAGCCTCCGCACGTGCACGTGGGGCGCGGTGACGAGGTCGCGAAGTTGTGCTCAACCCTAGTGGCGCTAGCGTGGAAGCGAGGGTTTCGCGCTCCCTCGGCGAGATTTCCGCGGCTTTTGGGCGCTACTTTTCAGCAGCGGAGTCATTGGCGCATCATCGGTCATGGGATCGGCGTTCACGGGCCACTGCCGGATGAAGACATCTCTGTGGCCGGCTTGCTTGCGCCTCACAAGCGCAAACCGCATCGCCGAGCGGGCACTCGCCCGCGCGGACAATGTCCCGCAGTAGTTGAACCCTTTCTCGTCGCCAGACGTCCAACGGAATCGTGA
- a CDS encoding methyltransferase domain-containing protein yields the protein MKRVRKAELLTVLVCLLVPALRAQYRERQTAAERDKWQHPEQVMDALGLRAGSRAADVGAGPGYFTLHLAERVGPGGKVYAVDIDRESTRKLRERVGDLGLRQVQVVDGAEDDPRLPPGELDAILVVNAYHEFRKHDAMLRAFMRALKPGGRLGIIEKADTPGRERSSYESAHRLPENFVRDDLARNSFKTVREQPGFDPTDPEHAGEHWYFLVAEKAAGQPAPAVSDVEHAGFDGALGHAHLPKEGRCGAPSADFAKKGSSLVLLPFSFHTSGALQVRSFGRHFLHLVVLLHIHAGAHAELLGDLLGLAEVLLLLVEHVLGVLPGIGIGKRLRGLLGHRDRLAMIANLVANVSLVELTAGQAAEFLFFPTFLGGRLIALRKLELVFLRDLFQLAFRLVVVVFDLSGEIFHVLAAGLLLRQPGHADLRRIGPRRVVEVALRRHGAVLMFFLRGRRLV from the coding sequence GTGAAGCGTGTTCGCAAGGCCGAGCTACTCACGGTACTGGTTTGCCTGCTGGTCCCGGCTCTCCGTGCCCAATACCGCGAGCGGCAGACGGCCGCCGAGCGCGACAAGTGGCAGCATCCCGAGCAGGTGATGGACGCGCTCGGGCTGCGCGCCGGCTCGCGCGCCGCCGACGTTGGCGCCGGGCCGGGATACTTCACGCTGCATCTGGCCGAGCGCGTTGGCCCGGGCGGCAAGGTTTACGCGGTTGATATTGATCGCGAGTCCACGCGCAAGCTGCGGGAGCGGGTGGGAGATCTCGGCCTGAGGCAAGTGCAGGTGGTGGACGGGGCGGAAGACGACCCGCGTCTGCCGCCCGGCGAACTCGATGCCATCCTGGTGGTCAACGCGTACCACGAATTCCGCAAGCACGACGCGATGCTCCGGGCCTTCATGCGCGCGCTCAAACCGGGTGGGCGGCTGGGCATCATCGAGAAGGCCGACACGCCCGGGCGGGAGCGCTCCAGCTACGAAAGCGCGCACCGGCTGCCGGAAAACTTCGTCCGCGACGACCTGGCGCGCAACAGCTTCAAGACGGTTCGCGAGCAGCCCGGCTTCGATCCCACCGACCCGGAGCACGCCGGCGAGCACTGGTACTTTCTGGTTGCCGAGAAGGCGGCGGGGCAGCCGGCGCCTGCGGTGTCCGACGTCGAGCATGCTGGATTCGACGGCGCTCTAGGACACGCACATCTGCCAAAGGAAGGCCGATGCGGGGCACCCTCGGCGGACTTTGCAAAAAAGGGGAGCAGCCTGGTGCTGCTCCCTTTTAGTTTTCACACGTCAGGCGCACTGCAGGTGCGGTCATTTGGGCGGCATTTTCTCCATCTCGTGGTCCTTCTCCATATCCATGCTGGTGCTCACGCCGAGCTTCTGGGCGATCTGCTGGGCCTTGCCGAGGTGCTCCTGCTGCTTGTGGAGCATGTTCTCGGCGTACTGCCTGGCATCGGGATCGGTAAGCGACTTAGAGGCCTTCTCGGTCATCGCGATCGCCTGGCGATGATCGCGAATCTCGTGGCGAATGTAAGCCTTGTCGAACTCACTGCCGGACAGGCGGCTGAGTTCCTTTTCTTCCCGACTTTCCTTGGCGGGAGGCTGATCGCTTTGCGGAAGCTGGAGCTTGTCTTTTTGCGCGACCTGTTTCAGCTGGCCTTCCGCCTGGTTGTGGTCGTTTTCGATCTGTCTGGCGAAATCTTTCACGTCCTGGCTGCTGGCCTTCTGCTGCGCCAGCCTGGCCATGCTGATCTCCGACGCATTGGCCCGCGACGTGTGGTCGAGGTAGCTTTGCGCCGTCATGGCGCCGTGCTCATGTTTTTCCTGCGTGGCCGGCGCCTGGTCTGA
- the coaD gene encoding pantetheine-phosphate adenylyltransferase — MRKIVAIYPGSFDPPTNGHLDLIERGSQIFDELVVAILRNPEKEALFTLGERRRMLEALTRPWPNVRVDTFTGLLVDYAVGQKAQVVLRGIRAISDYEYELQMALMNRKLQPQLETVFMMPAEAYSYLSSRLVKEVAHLGGDVRELVPPLVAGQLKQRMRRVQAASFRPSAPGSGEAMNSARRGRADGRGRPGQRGWRADRRAEARQALGTKKK, encoded by the coding sequence TTGCGCAAGATTGTCGCTATTTATCCCGGATCGTTCGATCCGCCGACGAACGGCCACCTCGACCTGATCGAGCGCGGCAGCCAGATTTTCGACGAGCTGGTGGTGGCCATCCTGCGCAATCCGGAGAAGGAAGCGCTGTTCACGCTCGGCGAACGGCGCCGCATGCTGGAAGCGCTCACGCGGCCGTGGCCGAACGTGCGCGTGGACACCTTCACCGGGCTGCTGGTGGACTACGCCGTGGGACAGAAGGCGCAGGTGGTGCTGCGCGGCATTCGCGCCATCAGCGATTACGAGTACGAGTTGCAGATGGCGCTGATGAACCGCAAGCTCCAACCGCAACTGGAAACCGTCTTCATGATGCCGGCCGAGGCGTACTCGTATCTGAGCTCGCGGCTGGTGAAGGAAGTGGCGCACCTGGGCGGCGACGTGCGCGAGCTGGTGCCGCCGCTGGTCGCCGGGCAGTTGAAGCAGCGCATGCGCCGTGTGCAGGCGGCAAGTTTTCGTCCGTCGGCGCCGGGAAGCGGTGAAGCGATGAACAGTGCCCGCCGGGGACGCGCCGACGGCCGCGGACGTCCCGGGCAGCGCGGCTGGCGGGCCGATCGCCGCGCCGAGGCCCGGCAGGCGCTGGGGACGAAGAAGAAGTAA
- a CDS encoding pyridoxal phosphate-dependent aminotransferase yields the protein MSSTTVAANPLSERINRIEPSPTLAATIAAEKLRAQGIDLVDLGAGEPHFSTPEHVKEAAIAAIRANFTKYTPVGGTGELRDAIIRRHAADFGSAYKREECVASVGGKQALFNAIQVLVDEGDEVILPAPYWVSFKDIVRYAGGNCVLVQTDERENFKLTADMITRAITPRTRAIILNSPANPSGAVMNPADMTEIAHVAQERGIWLLADECYVYLNYTGQNFSLGSVTAAKEHMVILGSLSKTYAMTGWRLGYALGPAAVISAMAKLQGQSTSNPTSIVQKAAVAALTGSQQCVEEMKAGYIQLRDRVVAGLRAIPGITCSKPEGAFYAYPNVSAFFDGKSLRSANDVADRLMNEVHVLTVAGEGFGTKEHIRLSYATSMKEIDKALERMAKFFSGIRR from the coding sequence ATGAGCAGCACGACCGTCGCAGCCAATCCGTTGAGCGAGCGCATCAACCGCATCGAGCCGTCACCCACGCTGGCCGCCACCATCGCGGCTGAGAAGCTGCGCGCGCAGGGCATTGACCTGGTGGACCTCGGCGCCGGTGAGCCGCACTTCTCCACGCCCGAGCACGTCAAGGAAGCGGCCATCGCGGCCATCCGCGCCAACTTCACCAAGTACACGCCGGTCGGAGGGACGGGGGAATTGCGCGACGCCATCATTCGCCGCCACGCGGCGGACTTCGGTTCGGCGTACAAGCGCGAGGAGTGCGTTGCCTCCGTGGGCGGCAAGCAGGCGCTGTTCAACGCCATCCAGGTGCTGGTGGACGAGGGTGATGAGGTCATTCTGCCGGCGCCGTACTGGGTGTCGTTCAAGGACATTGTGCGCTACGCCGGGGGCAACTGCGTGCTGGTCCAAACCGACGAGCGCGAGAACTTCAAGCTCACGGCCGATATGATCACGCGCGCCATCACGCCGCGGACGCGCGCCATCATTCTGAACTCGCCGGCCAACCCTTCGGGCGCGGTGATGAACCCGGCCGACATGACCGAGATCGCGCACGTGGCCCAGGAGCGCGGCATCTGGCTGCTCGCCGACGAGTGCTACGTCTACCTGAATTACACGGGGCAGAACTTTTCGCTCGGGTCGGTGACCGCGGCCAAAGAGCACATGGTCATTCTTGGATCGCTCTCGAAGACGTACGCGATGACCGGCTGGCGCCTGGGCTACGCGCTCGGGCCCGCGGCGGTGATCTCGGCCATGGCCAAGCTCCAGGGACAGAGCACGTCGAACCCAACCTCGATCGTGCAGAAAGCGGCGGTCGCCGCGCTCACCGGATCGCAGCAGTGCGTGGAGGAGATGAAGGCCGGCTACATCCAGCTGCGCGACCGCGTGGTCGCCGGCTTGCGCGCCATTCCGGGCATCACCTGCTCCAAGCCCGAGGGCGCCTTCTACGCGTACCCGAACGTCTCCGCATTCTTCGACGGCAAGTCGCTGCGCTCGGCCAATGACGTGGCCGATCGCCTGATGAACGAAGTCCACGTGCTCACGGTCGCCGGCGAGGGCTTCGGCACGAAGGAACACATCCGTCTTTCCTACGCCACGTCGATGAAGGAAATCGACAAGGCGCTGGAGCGGATGGCGAAGTTCTTCAGCGGCATCCGCCGCTGA